ATGACGATGGGGTCATGGTACGGCACCGCGGCGAGCGTGAGTTTCCCGAACATGTCAATTCACCTCCGCGCCGGTCTGGGCGCCGTGCGCCGTGTGGCCCGTTCCGTCCGTTGCGCCGCCCATCGTGCCGCCCATTGCTCCATCCATTGCGCCGTGCAGTGCGCCGTCCATTGCGTTCGTGGTCTGGCCCGTTCCGTGCCCGCCGTGCAGGTACCAGCGCCGCGGATTGTACTTGGCGATGATGTGGTCGAAGAGCCCGGGCTCCAGCGAGGAGAAATGGAGGGGCGAGGCGACGAGGCCCGGCTTGCACAGCTCGTCGAGGCGGGCGATGTCGAGCCTGTCCGGGGACTTCCTGACCTGCTCCACCCAGGCCTCGAACGCCTGCGGGGAGGTCGCCGTGGCCTTGAAGGTCATCTGCGGGAACCCGTCTCCGCTGAACTGCTGGTTCTGCCCCCGGTACACCCCCTCCTCGTCGGCCAGGAGGTGCAGGTTCGTGCGCATGCCTCCCATGGCGTAGAGCTGGCTGCCGAGCTGGGGGATGAAGAAGGAGGTCATGACCGTGTCCGAGGTGAGGTACAGGTTCAGCGGCGTCTTGGCCGGGAAGACGAACTGGTTGACCACGGCGATGTCGTAGTCCGGATAGATGAACAGCCACTTCCAGTCCATGCTGACGACTTCGACGTTCAGCGGCTTCGCGTCGCCGGCGATGGGCTTGTAGGGATCGAGGCGGTGCGTCTCGATCCAGACCACGGTGGACAGGACCAGCACG
The sequence above is drawn from the Desulfovibrio sp. X2 genome and encodes:
- the cyoA gene encoding ubiquinol oxidase subunit II, whose amino-acid sequence is MKRKFIPMFVTFMLLCAFPLLSGCSDMLLLNPKGPIGESEKTVILIAFGLMLLVVVPVIVMSVVIPLKYRESNKKADYDPNWDYSGKIEAAMWLIPLAIVLVLSTVVWIETHRLDPYKPIAGDAKPLNVEVVSMDWKWLFIYPDYDIAVVNQFVFPAKTPLNLYLTSDTVMTSFFIPQLGSQLYAMGGMRTNLHLLADEEGVYRGQNQQFSGDGFPQMTFKATATSPQAFEAWVEQVRKSPDRLDIARLDELCKPGLVASPLHFSSLEPGLFDHIIAKYNPRRWYLHGGHGTGQTTNAMDGALHGAMDGAMGGTMGGATDGTGHTAHGAQTGAEVN